In Lysinibacillus sp. FSL M8-0337, the following proteins share a genomic window:
- a CDS encoding response regulator: MKRILVVDDEEILRMLICDTLEDTGYDMDEAEDGIEALKKISQQTYDLIILDYMMPNLSGIEVIEELPMEVTQKTPILMLTAKAQESDRQIALEKGANYFMSKPFSPIELLGLVEDILNA; encoded by the coding sequence ATGAAAAGAATTTTAGTAGTCGATGATGAAGAAATTTTAAGAATGCTTATTTGTGATACATTGGAAGATACAGGGTATGATATGGACGAAGCAGAAGATGGTATAGAAGCTTTAAAAAAAATCAGTCAACAAACTTATGATTTAATAATATTAGATTACATGATGCCTAATTTATCAGGCATAGAAGTCATTGAAGAGCTACCTATGGAAGTTACACAAAAAACACCTATTCTTATGCTTACTGCCAAGGCACAAGAGTCAGACCGTCAAATAGCATTGGAGAAAGGTGCTAATTATTTTATGTCTAAGCCTTTTAGCCCGATTGAATTATTGGGTTTAGTTGAGGATATATTGAATGCATAA
- a CDS encoding TetR/AcrR family transcriptional regulator encodes MQKGEHTRRHIILKSAVLFNQKGYAGCSMNDIMEATGLKKGGIYRHFKNKDEIALEAFEYAIDTVHQHFSEAIHNANTTLEKVGAFFNVYDDVINNPPIQGGCPLLNTAVDSDDTNPLLREKALGVFKIFLHMIEGIIEEGIKQGELKPDIDTKAVASFIVATLEGSIMASKLEKDNKHITYSQQQLLRYLSMLQI; translated from the coding sequence ATGCAAAAAGGCGAACATACACGGAGACACATTATTTTAAAATCGGCAGTATTGTTTAATCAAAAAGGCTATGCTGGCTGTTCAATGAATGACATTATGGAGGCTACAGGGCTAAAAAAGGGTGGTATTTACCGCCATTTTAAAAATAAAGATGAGATTGCATTAGAAGCATTTGAATACGCCATCGATACTGTGCATCAACATTTTTCAGAGGCGATACACAATGCTAATACAACATTAGAAAAAGTGGGTGCTTTTTTTAATGTATACGACGATGTAATTAATAATCCCCCAATACAAGGGGGCTGTCCTTTGCTGAATACTGCTGTAGACAGTGATGATACGAATCCATTATTAAGAGAAAAAGCACTTGGCGTTTTCAAGATATTTCTCCATATGATTGAAGGGATTATTGAAGAAGGGATTAAACAAGGAGAGCTAAAACCAGATATTGATACAAAGGCGGTAGCTTCTTTTATTGTTGCCACGCTCGAGGGAAGTATTATGGCTAGCAAACTCGAAAAAGACAATAAGCACATTACGTATAGTCAGCAACAATTGCTGCGTTATTTGTCAATGCTACAAATTTAG
- a CDS encoding diguanylate cyclase, translating into MENVKYQQMVYKNMDEKFKSWSELKYISEKEIYHFLHSLKGTAGSIGLEELSITASEKLEPLTEASEKKWSKAEWTSYLSSLIEGISFYQTNMTVQTESKPLLAFPENALNQEFILVIDDDIVFINYLKNVLEKKGYSVVIAYNGKRGMELIYELKPAIVFLDIMLPDTNGFSILQNIKKIKKDRMFVTVMSANDCKENRVRAYDMGALDFMPKPIDEEILVSYVTNRLAYKKELEHSIIIDELTQVYNRKFLENQFEKLIQQFNRNQTPFSVAILDLDYFKKVNDTHGHLVGDEVLKGFAALVMNLKRDTDIFCRYGGEEFVMLMPQTSIQDSYVLIERLRKSMEKKYFTANGVKFNVTFSAGLVDVSATNLHPKKMLEEADQALYNAKQSGRNQTMIYDSVAEVVKKKVKIKIIIIDDVFIIRNLIVNYFNNWGPNENYDIDVLEFSDGVSFLKSNWYNSNSKYIILLDGMMPKMDGIEVLKTIRKKYSSNDVIVSMLTGRKGEEYVVDALENGADDYIVKPFNITDVSNRILRLINRLF; encoded by the coding sequence ATGGAAAACGTAAAATATCAACAGATGGTTTATAAAAATATGGATGAGAAATTTAAAAGCTGGAGTGAACTAAAGTATATTTCAGAGAAAGAAATCTATCATTTTTTGCATAGTTTAAAAGGGACGGCAGGTTCAATAGGGTTAGAAGAACTATCAATTACAGCTAGTGAAAAATTAGAACCTTTAACAGAAGCTAGCGAAAAAAAATGGAGTAAAGCTGAATGGACAAGTTATCTTTCTTCTTTAATTGAAGGCATTAGTTTCTATCAAACTAATATGACTGTTCAAACTGAAAGTAAACCGCTCCTTGCCTTCCCAGAGAATGCATTGAATCAAGAGTTTATTTTAGTTATTGATGACGATATTGTATTTATTAATTATCTTAAGAATGTATTAGAGAAAAAAGGTTATTCTGTTGTTATTGCTTATAACGGTAAACGTGGAATGGAGTTAATTTATGAATTAAAGCCAGCTATTGTCTTTTTAGATATCATGCTTCCGGATACAAATGGTTTTTCTATATTACAAAATATAAAAAAAATTAAAAAAGATCGTATGTTTGTAACTGTGATGAGCGCAAATGATTGTAAGGAAAATCGGGTGCGTGCTTATGATATGGGGGCATTAGATTTTATGCCTAAACCGATTGATGAAGAAATACTAGTATCCTATGTAACCAATCGTTTAGCTTATAAGAAGGAATTAGAGCATTCTATTATTATTGATGAATTAACACAAGTGTATAATCGTAAATTTTTAGAAAATCAGTTTGAAAAATTAATTCAACAATTTAATCGAAATCAAACTCCTTTTTCGGTTGCAATTTTAGATTTAGATTATTTTAAAAAAGTAAATGATACACATGGCCATCTAGTAGGCGATGAAGTTTTAAAAGGTTTTGCAGCATTAGTAATGAATTTAAAACGAGATACTGATATTTTCTGCCGTTATGGTGGTGAGGAGTTTGTAATGTTAATGCCTCAAACTTCTATACAAGATTCTTATGTATTAATAGAAAGACTCCGTAAATCGATGGAAAAAAAATATTTCACAGCAAACGGTGTTAAATTCAATGTAACCTTTTCAGCAGGATTGGTTGATGTTTCTGCAACTAACCTACATCCTAAAAAAATGTTAGAAGAGGCAGATCAAGCACTTTATAACGCGAAACAATCTGGAAGAAACCAGACAATGATATATGATAGTGTTGCAGAAGTTGTGAAAAAGAAAGTTAAAATAAAAATTATTATCATTGATGATGTTTTTATTATTCGTAATTTAATTGTAAATTATTTTAATAATTGGGGGCCAAACGAAAACTATGACATTGACGTTTTGGAGTTTAGTGATGGTGTTAGTTTCTTAAAATCTAATTGGTATAACTCAAATAGTAAATATATTATCTTGTTAGATGGTATGATGCCTAAAATGGATGGTATTGAAGTGCTAAAAACTATTAGAAAAAAATATTCATCCAATGACGTCATTGTGTCTATGTTAACAGGTAGAAAGGGTGAAGAGTACGTAGTAGATGCTCTAGAAAATGGGGCGGATGATTACATTGTCAAACCATTTAATATTACAGATGTATCGAATCGAATTCTCCGTTTAATCAATCGCTTATTTTAA